In Roseomonas fluvialis, one genomic interval encodes:
- a CDS encoding CaiB/BaiF CoA transferase family protein: protein MTRPLEGILVLDLGHIYQAPYAGFLMAMAGATVIKIEPPTGEPLRRRAMVAGGSVPMAMLNSNKRGLSLDLKNPQGREVFLRLVDRADVVIENFSPGAMDRLGLGHEALLKRNPRIIYAAGSGYGQTGPDKDRLAMDLTVQAAVGVMHTTGFPDGPPTKAGPTVCDFLGGTHLYGAIMTALFARERAGKGGFVEVAMQDASYSTLASAIGMHFGGMLKKDVPPRTGNSHAGMAMAPYNVYPASDGWIAIIVVTEGHWDRLLGAMGEQALIGDERFRTNPDRVKHMAEVDRLVTAWTSRHTRAELEALTRQHGVPAAPVRTLEEVLEDPGMHERGMLRWVDHPEVGRVVLPATPLRIEGAPPPEFEPSPFLNQHEAEVLGDLLGMQEAEREAVRAAGGLGPRFNAQ from the coding sequence ATGACGCGGCCGCTCGAGGGCATTCTGGTCTTGGACCTCGGGCATATCTACCAGGCGCCCTACGCCGGGTTCCTGATGGCGATGGCGGGCGCGACCGTCATCAAGATCGAACCGCCGACCGGCGAGCCGCTGCGACGGCGCGCCATGGTCGCCGGCGGGTCGGTGCCGATGGCCATGTTGAATTCCAATAAGCGCGGCCTGTCGCTCGACCTCAAGAACCCGCAGGGGCGCGAGGTGTTCCTCCGCCTGGTCGATCGTGCCGATGTGGTGATCGAGAATTTTTCCCCCGGCGCGATGGATCGGCTGGGGCTGGGGCATGAGGCGCTGCTGAAGCGCAACCCGCGAATCATCTACGCCGCGGGTTCGGGCTACGGGCAGACTGGGCCGGACAAGGACCGCCTGGCCATGGACCTGACGGTACAGGCCGCGGTCGGCGTGATGCACACGACCGGCTTCCCGGATGGCCCGCCGACCAAGGCCGGCCCGACGGTCTGCGACTTCCTGGGCGGAACTCACCTGTACGGCGCGATCATGACCGCGCTGTTCGCACGCGAACGCGCCGGCAAGGGGGGCTTCGTCGAGGTCGCGATGCAGGATGCGTCGTATTCCACGCTCGCTTCGGCCATCGGCATGCATTTCGGCGGCATGCTGAAGAAGGATGTCCCCCCGCGCACCGGCAACAGCCATGCCGGCATGGCGATGGCACCCTACAACGTCTATCCGGCCAGCGACGGATGGATCGCCATCATCGTTGTCACGGAAGGGCATTGGGACCGTCTGCTGGGCGCGATGGGCGAGCAGGCGCTGATCGGCGACGAGCGCTTCCGCACGAACCCCGACCGCGTGAAGCACATGGCCGAGGTGGACCGCCTGGTTACCGCATGGACCTCCAGGCACACGCGCGCGGAGCTGGAGGCCCTGACCCGCCAGCACGGTGTGCCTGCTGCCCCCGTGCGAACGCTCGAGGAAGTGCTGGAAGATCCCGGCATGCACGAACGCGGCATGCTGCGCTGGGTCGATCATCCCGAGGTCGGGCGCGTGGTGCTGCCGGCAACGCCGCTGCGGATCGAAGGCGCACCGCCGCCCGAATTCGAACCCAGCCCGTTCCTGAACCAACACGAGGCCGAAGTGCTCGGCGATCTGCTGGGCATGCAGGAGGCCGAGCGCGAGGCGGTGCGTGCGGCCGGCGGCCTGGGGCCGCGCTTCAACGCCCAGTGA
- a CDS encoding acyl-CoA dehydrogenase family protein → MDHNQPYAATEETRMLRDLVAKFVERDLMPIEPTVLKREASGGGFKLSAEEEETLLARCKELGLWGLDVPEEFGGANLPLLSLAAVEEEMARACVPFTIPPDSPNLHMMLQVASPVQRAKYLDPYARGEQRSAMAISEPGAGGDPAGMTTRAMREGDEWVINGRKIWVSNVPRADFIILMARTGDGKRQDGITAFIVEKGTPGFVIERAIPMVGGRTTYELVFEDCRVPHENVLGELGRGYAPMQLRLNVRRMQMGARCVGMARRALEMMADHAQNRVTWGVRLADRQAIQWFAADAVMEMHACRLMVEDLARKLDAGADVRTEASILKVRATEMAQQVLDNAMQTLGAMGVTKELPLQLMHQQVRLMRVYEGPSEVHRSAIGRRALGGKV, encoded by the coding sequence ATGGACCATAACCAGCCCTACGCCGCCACCGAGGAGACCCGCATGCTGCGGGATCTGGTTGCGAAGTTCGTGGAACGGGACCTGATGCCGATCGAACCGACGGTGCTCAAGCGCGAGGCCTCCGGCGGCGGCTTCAAGCTGTCGGCGGAGGAGGAGGAGACGCTCCTCGCCCGCTGCAAGGAGCTCGGCCTCTGGGGTCTCGACGTGCCGGAGGAATTCGGCGGCGCCAACCTGCCGTTGCTCTCGCTGGCGGCGGTCGAGGAGGAGATGGCGCGCGCCTGCGTGCCCTTCACCATCCCGCCCGACAGCCCGAACCTGCACATGATGCTGCAGGTCGCGAGCCCGGTGCAGCGCGCGAAGTACCTCGACCCCTATGCACGGGGCGAACAGCGCTCGGCCATGGCGATCAGCGAGCCCGGCGCCGGCGGCGACCCCGCCGGCATGACCACGCGCGCGATGCGCGAGGGCGACGAGTGGGTGATCAACGGGCGCAAGATCTGGGTCTCGAACGTGCCGCGCGCCGACTTCATCATCCTCATGGCGCGCACCGGCGACGGCAAGCGCCAGGACGGCATCACCGCCTTCATCGTCGAGAAGGGCACGCCCGGCTTCGTGATCGAGCGCGCCATCCCGATGGTGGGTGGGCGCACGACCTACGAACTCGTCTTCGAAGACTGCCGCGTTCCGCACGAGAACGTGCTGGGCGAACTGGGCCGCGGCTATGCGCCGATGCAGCTGCGCCTGAACGTGCGCCGCATGCAGATGGGCGCGCGCTGCGTCGGCATGGCGCGCCGCGCGCTCGAGATGATGGCCGACCATGCGCAGAACCGCGTGACCTGGGGTGTGCGCCTGGCCGACCGCCAGGCGATCCAGTGGTTTGCCGCCGATGCGGTGATGGAGATGCACGCCTGCCGGCTGATGGTGGAGGACCTGGCCCGGAAGCTGGATGCCGGCGCCGACGTGCGGACAGAAGCCTCGATCCTGAAGGTGCGCGCGACCGAGATGGCGCAGCAGGTGCTGGACAACGCCATGCAGACCCTCGGCGCCATGGGCGTGACGAAGGAACTGCCGCTGCAGCTGATGCACCAGCAGGTGCGGCTGATGCGCGTGTACGAAGGCCCGTCGGAGGTGCATCGCAGCGCGATCGGCCGACGCGCGCTGGGCGGGAAGGTCTGA
- a CDS encoding MBL fold metallo-hydrolase, with translation MRKLTIGDVTITSIIERDGPWRAPELMFPKAAAAPDLLAEHLKEVEPETYDAASGKMVITYQTYVVRTPHHTILVDTCTGDDKGYPAPMDFPKQPWLDGLKAEGLGFDDIDYVLCTHLHIDHSGWNTVLRDGRWVPTFPKAKYVFHKREYAAWEASTKAEETRPGGGGNVFRFNCEPVVAAGQALLVDDDFQLDDRITLQPTPGHSPCHCCVHIRSGGQHAVITGDLMHHALQVHQPDWSTVFCWDPAEAEASRKSFIGQVAGTGTNVLPIHFPSPSVGRIEAQGDRFRWRYVR, from the coding sequence ATGCGCAAGCTCACCATCGGCGACGTCACCATCACCAGCATCATCGAGCGCGACGGCCCGTGGCGCGCACCGGAACTCATGTTCCCCAAGGCCGCGGCGGCACCTGACCTGCTCGCCGAACACCTGAAGGAGGTCGAGCCCGAGACCTACGACGCTGCCTCGGGCAAGATGGTCATCACCTACCAGACCTATGTCGTGCGCACGCCGCACCACACCATTCTGGTCGACACCTGCACGGGCGACGACAAGGGCTACCCCGCGCCGATGGACTTCCCGAAGCAGCCCTGGCTCGACGGTCTGAAGGCCGAGGGGCTGGGCTTCGACGACATCGACTACGTGCTATGTACCCACCTGCACATCGACCATTCGGGCTGGAACACGGTGCTGCGCGACGGGCGCTGGGTGCCGACCTTCCCCAAGGCCAAGTACGTGTTCCACAAGCGGGAATACGCGGCGTGGGAAGCCTCGACCAAGGCCGAGGAGACGCGCCCGGGCGGTGGAGGCAACGTATTCCGCTTCAATTGCGAACCGGTGGTCGCCGCCGGCCAGGCGCTACTGGTGGATGACGATTTCCAGTTGGATGACCGCATTACGCTGCAGCCCACGCCCGGCCATTCGCCCTGCCATTGCTGCGTGCATATCCGCAGCGGTGGGCAGCATGCGGTCATCACCGGCGACCTGATGCACCACGCGTTGCAGGTGCACCAGCCGGACTGGTCCACGGTGTTCTGCTGGGACCCGGCCGAGGCCGAGGCGAGCCGGAAATCCTTCATCGGCCAGGTGGCGGGCACCGGAACCAACGTACTACCGATCCACTTTCCGAGCCCCTCGGTCGGGCGCATCGAGGCCCAGGGCGACCGCTTCCGTTGGCGCTACGTCCGGTAG
- a CDS encoding Bug family tripartite tricarboxylate transporter substrate binding protein, giving the protein MTFTNRPALARRTLAGALVAMASPALAQDAWPNRPVRLVIPFAPGGPIDTVGRMVGERLREKLGQPFVIDNRAGAGGSIGLRATVQAPPDGATFVLTSSSLAILPAIYANLGFDPRTDLTPVSLVAEIATTIAVRADHRFGTLQALVAEARAKPGTITYGTSGIGSSNHLSGAMLAATAQIDLVHVPYRGAAQAMNALYTGEIDVVFASTVETLAHAREGRARILAVTTAQRIPALPDVPAALEAIPGYIAPNWFAIAAPKGLPAPILARISAELASLRTDADFRARFATLGAEPLMSSPEILAARLAEDVPTWRRVAAEAGIRAE; this is encoded by the coding sequence ATGACGTTCACCAACCGACCGGCACTTGCGCGGCGCACCCTGGCCGGCGCCCTGGTCGCCATGGCCAGCCCGGCCCTGGCGCAGGACGCGTGGCCCAACCGGCCGGTCCGCCTGGTCATTCCCTTTGCGCCGGGCGGGCCGATCGACACGGTGGGCCGGATGGTGGGCGAGAGGCTGCGAGAGAAGCTCGGCCAACCCTTCGTGATCGACAACCGCGCCGGTGCCGGCGGGTCGATTGGCCTGCGCGCCACGGTGCAGGCGCCGCCCGATGGCGCGACCTTCGTCCTGACGTCCTCCTCACTTGCGATCCTGCCGGCGATCTACGCCAACCTGGGTTTCGACCCGCGAACGGACCTCACGCCGGTTTCGCTGGTCGCGGAGATCGCCACCACCATCGCGGTGCGCGCGGACCATCGCTTCGGCACGTTGCAGGCTTTGGTAGCGGAGGCCCGGGCGAAGCCGGGCACGATCACCTACGGCACCTCCGGGATCGGGTCGTCCAACCACCTGTCAGGCGCAATGCTGGCAGCGACGGCGCAGATCGACCTGGTGCACGTGCCCTATCGTGGCGCGGCACAGGCGATGAACGCGCTCTATACCGGCGAGATCGACGTGGTCTTCGCAAGCACGGTGGAGACGCTGGCGCACGCCCGCGAAGGCCGCGCGCGCATCCTGGCGGTGACCACGGCGCAGCGGATCCCGGCCCTGCCGGACGTGCCCGCGGCGCTCGAAGCCATTCCCGGCTACATCGCGCCCAACTGGTTCGCGATCGCCGCGCCGAAGGGGCTGCCGGCGCCGATCCTGGCGCGCATCTCGGCCGAACTGGCGTCATTGCGCACCGATGCAGATTTCCGCGCCCGCTTCGCGACCCTCGGCGCAGAGCCGCTGATGAGCAGCCCCGAGATACTCGCCGCCCGCCTGGCCGAGGACGTGCCGACCTGGCGCCGCGTGGCCGCCGAGGCCGGCATCCGCGCCGAATGA
- a CDS encoding DMT family transporter → MTAPPARPGRAATLRGMAWMVLAGFLFCLLNAIARRLAQELDPFQTQFLRYLAGLLVLLPFMLRTGLLAWRPHSISGQAWRGAVHTAGLLLWFWALPHVPLADMTAIGFTGPIFIMAGAVVFLGEPMVRARWIAAAIGFLGVLIVVAPQFTGSGDGFWSLVMLASAPLFAASFLITKALTRRDRPEVIVAWQAITVAVFTLPFAVPGWTWPTAEQWGWFLLTGLLGSAGHWCLTEAFRIADMSATQPVKFVDMIWAAALGWLVFSDVPATTTFAGAAVIFVATTWIARREARRR, encoded by the coding sequence GTGACGGCGCCCCCGGCGCGCCCCGGCCGCGCCGCCACGTTGCGCGGCATGGCCTGGATGGTGCTGGCGGGCTTCTTGTTCTGCCTCCTGAACGCAATAGCTCGGCGCCTCGCACAGGAACTCGATCCGTTCCAGACGCAGTTCCTGCGCTACCTGGCGGGTCTCCTCGTGTTGCTTCCGTTCATGCTGCGCACCGGGCTGCTTGCATGGCGGCCGCACAGTATCAGCGGCCAGGCGTGGCGCGGCGCGGTGCATACCGCCGGGCTTCTCCTGTGGTTCTGGGCGCTACCGCACGTGCCGCTGGCGGACATGACCGCGATCGGCTTCACCGGTCCGATCTTTATCATGGCGGGCGCCGTGGTCTTTCTCGGCGAGCCCATGGTGCGCGCGCGATGGATCGCGGCTGCGATCGGCTTCCTGGGCGTGCTGATCGTCGTGGCGCCGCAGTTCACGGGCAGCGGGGATGGATTCTGGTCGCTGGTCATGCTGGCCTCGGCACCGCTTTTCGCGGCGTCCTTCCTCATCACGAAGGCGCTGACGCGACGCGACCGGCCGGAGGTGATCGTCGCCTGGCAGGCCATCACGGTCGCGGTCTTCACCCTGCCCTTCGCCGTGCCGGGCTGGACCTGGCCGACGGCGGAGCAGTGGGGCTGGTTCCTGCTGACCGGGCTGCTCGGCAGTGCCGGGCATTGGTGCCTGACGGAAGCCTTCCGCATCGCCGACATGTCGGCCACGCAGCCGGTGAAGTTCGTCGACATGATCTGGGCGGCCGCGCTCGGCTGGCTGGTGTTCTCCGACGTGCCGGCAACGACGACCTTCGCGGGCGCCGCCGTCATCTTCGTCGCGACCACCTGGATTGCCCGGCGCGAGGCGCGCAGGCGCTGA
- a CDS encoding alpha/beta fold hydrolase, giving the protein MALLAWSTNSAREEPHAALRAMAELARRTETPCADGALVWRAWGQGRPLVMLHGGSGSWRHWLRNIAAFATQRMVICPDLPGLGDSDMPPPGAGPEAIAAILREGLRTVLGAQDYDLVGFSFGALCSGHLAAIDPDHCASLTIVGAGALGFVRSPTELVKVRQLEGADREAANRHNLAALMFADAARIDEVALAMQDLHTRRARFKSRGWASTDSLKQAILRSRAPLGAIYGDQDAIARPHVQLRLDLVHEMRRGARTEAIAGAGHWVAYEAAEAFNAALARILARETSAA; this is encoded by the coding sequence ATGGCCTTGCTCGCCTGGTCCACGAACTCTGCGCGCGAGGAGCCGCATGCTGCCCTGCGCGCCATGGCCGAGCTGGCGCGGCGCACCGAGACCCCCTGCGCGGACGGCGCCCTGGTGTGGCGCGCCTGGGGCCAGGGGCGTCCACTCGTGATGCTGCATGGCGGGTCCGGGTCATGGCGGCACTGGCTTCGCAACATCGCTGCCTTCGCCACCCAGCGGATGGTGATCTGCCCCGACCTGCCGGGCCTGGGCGACAGCGACATGCCCCCGCCGGGGGCCGGCCCCGAGGCCATCGCGGCCATCCTGCGCGAGGGCCTGCGAACCGTGCTCGGCGCGCAGGACTACGACCTGGTGGGATTCTCCTTCGGGGCGCTGTGCTCCGGGCACCTGGCCGCGATCGATCCAGACCACTGTGCGTCCTTGACCATCGTGGGCGCCGGCGCGCTCGGCTTCGTGCGCAGTCCGACGGAACTCGTGAAGGTCCGTCAGCTGGAAGGCGCCGACCGCGAAGCGGCCAATCGCCATAACCTGGCCGCGCTGATGTTCGCCGACGCCGCGCGCATCGACGAGGTCGCGCTGGCGATGCAGGACCTTCACACCCGCCGCGCAAGGTTCAAGAGCCGCGGCTGGGCCAGCACCGATTCGCTGAAGCAGGCGATCCTGCGCAGCCGCGCGCCGCTGGGCGCGATCTATGGCGACCAGGACGCCATCGCCCGCCCGCATGTGCAGTTGCGCCTCGACCTGGTTCACGAGATGCGGCGCGGGGCTCGGACGGAAGCGATCGCGGGCGCGGGGCACTGGGTCGCCTACGAGGCGGCCGAGGCCTTCAACGCCGCGCTCGCGCGCATCCTTGCCCGCGAGACGAGCGCGGCGTGA
- a CDS encoding ATP-binding protein, protein MQNTRFLRRAVFVGAVILLLAQTAATMMIIGRAREAQIRGAQETVERISIATEASINRAFVQVDAMLAGLPAMLAPFATNGQIDTASVNRVLRQFINQNFTYRDILLLGANGLPVATALPVSRRRRLPLPVETGFSELAAASGGVSIGGPVQNPSTGEWSLFFARNVTIVGLGPVRAVAEVPLPSVRSLLSAAGESPGLRTTLERDDGVLLASVPHDESRIGQQLAHVSGLPNGRATLAISRFNGQEVFVSARPTLYPALVVSATIEVDAALAGWYRDRVRALAVSSILGIVIILVALALMVILRQRGKAEDERAKARQTLESALEAMSDGFVMFDASDRLIACNSRYKDFYRISAPFIQPGNTFDDIMREGALRGQYPQAGDDIEAFLAESKAFHLSNQPPMERLLPDGRWVLITERRTPDGGTVGIRTDITALKRAMQELAGARDAAAAAGEAKSRFLARVSHELRTPLNGVLGFAQVLLHDPRLAPDQREQVKTLHEAGRHLLDLVNGLLDLSKIEAGRLDLAPQPVALRPLLEGCSTLLAPEISRKALSFELELDPQLPAAALLDPMRTRQLLLNLLSNAVKFTPAGGRVELRVRGLGDAQMRIEVTDTGPGVPADKRNLLFEDFVQLSPNGGADGQGTGLGLAISARLVALMGGSIGCDERPGGGALFWIELPLRPCALIDEEAPPMPNPAVDPALPTMHVLVVDDVLANRQIAQAMLRSAGHEVTLAEDGATALLALERQRFDVVLMDLQMPGMDGFETTRRLRALPPPACDVPVIALTASVLPDQVEATRRAGMDGHLGKPLDRRALLDLVQQLPQRKTVPAAAATEPAAPYLDSSALDILERELGHAAHGILAEFVGEVRRSLALLTNASASEKADAGHVQHAAHRLVGAARTLGASRLAIEAEALQKAARGGDPSPDLQVAVIAVARETLPSLERRLGVEDVAAGPPVKTVTAA, encoded by the coding sequence ATGCAGAACACGCGGTTTCTACGCCGCGCCGTTTTCGTCGGCGCGGTGATCCTGCTGCTGGCGCAGACGGCTGCGACGATGATGATCATCGGGCGGGCCCGCGAGGCGCAGATCCGTGGCGCGCAGGAGACCGTCGAACGCATCAGTATCGCGACTGAGGCATCGATCAATCGCGCCTTCGTGCAGGTCGACGCCATGCTGGCCGGGCTGCCGGCCATGCTCGCACCCTTCGCGACGAACGGGCAGATCGACACGGCGTCGGTGAACCGCGTGCTCAGGCAGTTCATCAACCAGAACTTCACCTATCGGGACATCCTGCTGCTTGGCGCCAACGGGCTGCCGGTGGCCACTGCCCTGCCGGTCTCCCGCCGCCGACGCCTGCCGCTGCCCGTGGAGACAGGCTTCTCGGAGCTCGCCGCGGCCAGCGGCGGGGTGTCGATCGGCGGCCCGGTACAGAACCCGAGTACGGGCGAGTGGTCCCTGTTCTTCGCGCGCAACGTCACCATCGTGGGGCTCGGGCCGGTCCGGGCGGTTGCCGAGGTGCCGCTGCCCTCGGTGCGTTCGCTGCTCTCCGCCGCGGGAGAGAGCCCGGGCCTTCGCACGACACTTGAACGTGACGATGGCGTGCTGCTCGCCTCGGTGCCTCATGACGAGTCACGCATCGGCCAGCAGCTCGCCCACGTCTCGGGCCTGCCGAATGGTCGTGCGACGCTCGCGATCAGCCGCTTCAACGGTCAGGAGGTCTTCGTATCGGCGCGTCCGACGCTTTATCCAGCGCTGGTGGTCAGCGCGACCATCGAGGTGGATGCCGCGCTCGCGGGCTGGTATCGCGACCGCGTCCGTGCGCTGGCGGTTTCGTCCATCCTCGGGATCGTCATCATCCTGGTGGCGCTCGCGCTGATGGTCATCTTGCGCCAGCGCGGCAAGGCCGAGGACGAGCGCGCCAAGGCCCGGCAGACGCTGGAAAGCGCGCTCGAAGCCATGTCGGACGGCTTCGTGATGTTCGACGCCTCAGATCGCCTGATCGCGTGCAACAGCCGCTACAAGGATTTCTACCGCATAAGCGCGCCCTTCATCCAGCCCGGCAACACCTTCGACGACATCATGCGCGAAGGCGCGCTGCGCGGTCAGTACCCGCAGGCGGGCGACGACATCGAGGCCTTCCTGGCCGAGAGCAAGGCCTTCCACCTGAGCAACCAGCCGCCGATGGAACGCCTGCTGCCCGATGGCCGCTGGGTGCTCATCACCGAACGTCGCACGCCGGATGGCGGGACGGTCGGCATCCGCACCGACATCACCGCGCTGAAGCGCGCCATGCAGGAGCTGGCCGGGGCACGCGATGCCGCGGCCGCCGCCGGCGAGGCGAAAAGCCGCTTCCTGGCGCGCGTCTCGCATGAGCTTCGCACGCCGCTGAACGGTGTCCTGGGCTTCGCGCAGGTCCTGCTGCACGATCCCCGCCTCGCGCCCGACCAACGCGAGCAGGTGAAGACCCTTCACGAGGCCGGGCGCCATCTGCTGGACCTGGTGAACGGCCTGCTCGACCTGTCGAAGATCGAGGCCGGCCGACTCGACCTGGCGCCGCAGCCGGTCGCGCTGCGCCCCCTGCTGGAAGGCTGCTCGACCCTGCTGGCGCCGGAGATCTCCCGCAAGGCGCTGTCCTTCGAACTGGAACTCGACCCGCAATTGCCGGCCGCGGCATTGCTCGACCCGATGCGGACCCGGCAGCTGCTGCTGAACCTGCTGTCGAATGCGGTGAAGTTCACGCCGGCGGGCGGGCGCGTCGAACTGCGCGTCCGCGGCCTGGGCGACGCGCAGATGCGTATCGAGGTCACCGACACCGGGCCGGGCGTGCCGGCCGACAAACGCAACCTGCTGTTTGAGGATTTCGTGCAACTTTCGCCCAACGGTGGTGCGGATGGCCAGGGGACCGGCCTGGGGCTCGCCATCTCGGCCCGGCTCGTGGCACTCATGGGCGGGTCGATCGGGTGCGACGAGCGTCCGGGCGGCGGAGCGCTATTCTGGATCGAACTCCCACTTCGACCCTGCGCGCTCATCGATGAGGAAGCGCCGCCGATGCCGAACCCCGCAGTCGATCCAGCCCTGCCGACGATGCACGTCCTGGTGGTCGACGATGTTCTCGCGAACCGACAGATCGCACAGGCCATGCTGCGTTCAGCCGGTCACGAGGTCACGCTGGCCGAGGATGGCGCGACGGCACTTCTGGCACTTGAACGTCAGCGGTTCGATGTCGTCCTGATGGACCTCCAGATGCCCGGCATGGATGGCTTCGAGACGACGCGCCGCCTTCGGGCGCTGCCCCCCCCGGCCTGCGACGTCCCCGTCATCGCGCTCACCGCATCGGTACTTCCGGACCAGGTGGAAGCGACGCGTCGTGCCGGCATGGATGGCCACCTGGGTAAGCCGCTCGACCGCCGCGCGCTGCTCGACCTCGTGCAGCAACTGCCGCAACGCAAGACGGTGCCCGCCGCGGCGGCGACCGAACCGGCGGCGCCCTACCTCGATTCCTCTGCGCTCGACATCCTGGAACGCGAACTCGGGCACGCGGCTCATGGGATCCTTGCGGAATTCGTGGGTGAGGTGCGCCGCTCGCTGGCGCTGCTGACCAATGCCTCCGCGTCCGAGAAGGCGGATGCCGGCCATGTCCAGCACGCGGCCCATCGCCTCGTGGGCGCGGCACGGACGCTGGGCGCGAGCCGCCTTGCGATCGAGGCCGAGGCGCTGCAAAAGGCCGCGCGTGGCGGCGACCCCTCTCCCGACCTGCAGGTCGCCGTCATCGCCGTAGCGCGCGAGACGCTGCCGAGCCTCGAACGCCGGCTCGGCGTCGAGGATGTCGCGGCGGGCCCGCCGGTGAAGACCGTCACCGCGGCCTGA
- a CDS encoding TRAP transporter substrate-binding protein → MGQAADLLSSLTGCVTLSSHKWQASHSIAPQEVSMARTAGLRRWIRHTLAALLMMSPSVAWSQAAGPADAPLRLKIVGGLADVSQYLRYEEPFWRRRLPEASGGRIQAEIAPFDRSGIRAQEMLALMRLGVVPFGTALLAIVSTEEPEFNAVDLPTVNPDMTALRRTVELYRPHLEELLAERYDVELLAVYTYPAQVLFCRSAFSGLSDLAGRRIRTSSVGQSEMFAALGATPVVIPFGETLAALRSGVVECAVTGTLSANAIGLHEVTSHMHGMAITWGLSIFGANRAAWNALPDWARTLIRTELAGLEREIWDAAEIETGEGFACNAGQAACTNGRRGNVAIVPVTEADQARRLRLLTETVLPGWVRRCGEACVNAWNTRLAPALGVTAQPD, encoded by the coding sequence TTGGGGCAGGCGGCCGACCTGCTAAGCTCATTAACGGGATGTGTGACACTTTCCTCGCATAAGTGGCAAGCTTCGCACAGCATTGCACCCCAGGAGGTGTCGATGGCCAGAACAGCGGGATTGCGGCGATGGATCAGGCACACGCTGGCTGCGCTGCTGATGATGTCGCCTTCCGTGGCATGGAGCCAGGCCGCTGGGCCCGCCGACGCGCCTCTTCGCCTGAAAATCGTGGGCGGCCTGGCGGATGTCAGCCAATACCTGCGCTATGAGGAGCCCTTCTGGCGCCGCCGCCTACCCGAGGCCTCTGGTGGGCGCATCCAGGCCGAAATCGCGCCCTTCGACCGCAGCGGCATTCGCGCGCAGGAGATGCTTGCACTCATGCGGCTGGGTGTCGTGCCGTTCGGGACGGCGCTGCTCGCCATCGTCAGCACCGAGGAACCCGAGTTCAATGCGGTCGACCTGCCGACGGTCAATCCGGACATGACGGCGCTGCGCCGCACGGTCGAACTGTATCGTCCGCATCTGGAGGAACTGCTCGCCGAGCGCTACGACGTGGAATTGCTGGCGGTCTATACCTATCCGGCGCAGGTGCTGTTCTGCCGGTCCGCCTTCAGCGGCCTGTCCGACCTTGCCGGGCGGCGCATACGCACGTCCTCGGTCGGTCAGTCCGAGATGTTCGCCGCCCTCGGCGCGACACCCGTGGTGATACCCTTTGGCGAGACGCTGGCCGCGCTGCGTTCCGGCGTCGTGGAATGCGCCGTGACCGGCACGCTTTCCGCCAATGCGATCGGCCTGCACGAGGTCACGTCGCATATGCACGGCATGGCTATCACCTGGGGCTTGTCCATCTTCGGCGCCAACCGCGCCGCCTGGAACGCCCTTCCCGATTGGGCCCGCACCCTGATCCGCACCGAACTGGCAGGGCTCGAGCGTGAAATCTGGGACGCGGCCGAGATCGAGACCGGCGAGGGCTTTGCCTGCAACGCCGGCCAGGCAGCTTGCACCAATGGGCGACGCGGCAATGTCGCCATCGTCCCGGTGACCGAGGCCGACCAGGCACGCCGCCTGCGCCTTCTGACGGAGACCGTGCTGCCCGGCTGGGTGCGCCGCTGCGGCGAGGCCTGCGTCAACGCCTGGAACACGCGCCTCGCGCCGGCGCTCGGCGTGACGGCACAGCCCGACTGA